A region from the Pseudomonas sp. P8_229 genome encodes:
- a CDS encoding ABC transporter ATP-binding protein, with amino-acid sequence MGSVTAANHRFIEPRAAAPQAAARLQVDKVSLRYKKPDGGTFTALEQVSFEVPDQQFAVLVGPSGCGKSSLLYLTAGLAEPTSGEIYVGGQQVQGPGADRGMVFQSYTLFPWLTVRQNVEFGLKRRGMPAARRKEIVDYYVNEVGLAGFADSYAKQLSGGMMQRVAIARALANDPQILLMDEPFGALDSQTRLQMQQLLLRVWGNSKKTVLFVTHDIDEAILLGDRVYVMGAKPGRIKQILDVPIERPRSLDMVMERSFIDMKREIFGLLHDDLEEVH; translated from the coding sequence ATGGGCTCAGTAACCGCTGCCAATCATCGTTTCATCGAACCGCGAGCCGCCGCGCCGCAAGCCGCTGCGCGCCTGCAAGTGGACAAGGTCAGCCTGCGCTACAAGAAGCCCGATGGCGGCACGTTCACTGCGCTGGAGCAGGTGTCGTTCGAAGTGCCGGACCAGCAGTTCGCGGTGCTGGTGGGGCCGTCGGGTTGCGGCAAATCGAGCCTGTTGTACCTGACCGCTGGCCTGGCCGAGCCGACGTCCGGCGAGATCTACGTCGGCGGTCAGCAAGTGCAGGGCCCCGGTGCCGATCGGGGGATGGTGTTCCAGAGCTACACGCTGTTTCCGTGGCTGACGGTACGGCAGAACGTCGAATTCGGCCTCAAACGACGCGGCATGCCGGCGGCGCGGCGCAAGGAAATCGTCGACTATTACGTCAACGAAGTGGGCCTGGCCGGGTTTGCCGACAGCTACGCCAAGCAGCTCTCGGGCGGCATGATGCAGCGCGTGGCGATTGCCCGGGCGCTGGCCAATGATCCGCAGATCCTGTTGATGGACGAACCGTTTGGCGCACTGGACAGCCAGACCCGCTTGCAGATGCAGCAGTTGTTGCTGCGGGTCTGGGGTAACAGCAAGAAGACCGTGCTGTTCGTGACTCATGACATTGACGAAGCGATTCTGCTCGGGGACCGGGTCTACGTGATGGGCGCCAAACCGGGGCGGATCAAGCAGATCCTCGACGTGCCGATCGAACGCCCGCGCTCACTGGACATGGTCATGGAGCGCTCGTTCATCGACATGAAACGGGAGATCTTCGGGCTGCTGCACGATGACCTCGAAGAAGTCCACTAA
- a CDS encoding ABC transporter permease: MFKRKSWLSRCLTPKTGLPVPVVWSASGLAWVLLVGLWAGLSYGGIVPGMFLPTPGAVLEAAVRLSRDGTLGTHVWASVEVVMVGFIVSSLVAVPLGLLMGSFRIVQAFLEPLVNFIRYLPVTSFVPLFILWIGIGLEQRVSVIIFGVFFQQLVMIADVSKGISKDLINASYTLGSNRRDAVLHVIAPASVPGVLDTLRVTMGWAWTYLVVAELVAASSGLGYLSLKAMRGFQVDVIFLAIAIIGLLGLVTDQLFRFLRLRVAAWAQ; the protein is encoded by the coding sequence ATGTTCAAGCGCAAATCATGGCTGAGCCGCTGCCTCACGCCCAAGACCGGATTACCGGTGCCAGTGGTGTGGAGCGCCAGCGGCCTGGCGTGGGTGTTGCTGGTCGGCCTGTGGGCCGGGTTGTCCTACGGCGGCATCGTGCCGGGGATGTTTCTGCCAACCCCCGGCGCGGTGCTCGAGGCGGCCGTACGCCTGAGCCGCGACGGCACCCTCGGCACCCATGTGTGGGCCAGCGTCGAAGTGGTGATGGTCGGCTTCATTGTCTCGTCGCTGGTGGCGGTGCCGCTGGGGTTGTTGATGGGCAGCTTCCGCATCGTCCAGGCGTTCCTCGAACCGCTGGTCAACTTCATTCGCTACCTGCCGGTGACCTCGTTCGTGCCGCTGTTCATCCTGTGGATTGGTATCGGTCTGGAGCAGCGTGTGTCGGTGATTATCTTCGGCGTGTTCTTCCAGCAACTGGTGATGATCGCTGACGTGTCCAAAGGGATTTCCAAGGATCTGATCAACGCCTCTTACACCCTCGGTTCCAACCGTCGCGACGCAGTGCTGCATGTGATCGCCCCGGCCTCGGTGCCCGGTGTGCTCGACACCCTGCGCGTGACCATGGGCTGGGCCTGGACGTATCTGGTGGTGGCCGAGCTGGTCGCGGCCTCCAGTGGCCTCGGTTACCTGAGCCTCAAAGCCATGCGCGGCTTTCAGGTCGACGTGATTTTCCTCGCCATCGCGATCATCGGCCTGCTCGGTCTGGTCACCGATCAACTGTTCCGTTTTCTTCGCTTGAGGGTTGCCGCATGGGCTCAGTAA
- a CDS encoding ABC transporter substrate-binding protein — translation MIKSLCIRLTHPLAITALAATVATSAQAGTLSIGHTTWVGYGTLYLAQDLGYFKENGLTVELPVVEEASMYMAAQASGQLSGSASTIDEVLKYRPQFCFKAVAALDDSHGGDGVLVGKNVKSLQELKGQAVAVNEGSTSQFWLSYLLKKNGMKMSDITVQNMTADDAATAFIAGRVPAAVTWEPHLSMVRDKQQGKVLIDSSSTPGVIVDVVALNCTVIEKQPQDVKALVSGLYKAVKYTQEHPDEAYAIMAKGVGGYLSDPKELAAAAKGVRFYDQAMSEKLLGSPGKPGDSAALIKLANETASELQGKPYNVSHDDLVDNRFVSPL, via the coding sequence ATGATCAAGTCCTTGTGTATTCGTCTCACCCACCCTCTGGCGATCACCGCCCTTGCAGCCACGGTCGCGACCAGCGCCCAGGCCGGCACCCTGTCCATCGGCCATACCACCTGGGTTGGCTACGGCACCCTCTACCTGGCTCAGGACCTGGGCTACTTCAAGGAAAACGGCCTGACCGTTGAACTGCCGGTGGTCGAAGAAGCTTCGATGTACATGGCCGCGCAGGCGTCCGGCCAACTGTCAGGCTCGGCGTCGACTATCGACGAGGTGCTCAAATACCGTCCGCAGTTCTGCTTCAAGGCAGTTGCGGCGCTGGATGACAGCCATGGTGGCGACGGCGTGCTGGTCGGCAAGAACGTGAAGTCGTTGCAGGAACTCAAGGGCCAGGCCGTGGCGGTCAACGAAGGCTCGACGTCGCAGTTCTGGCTGTCGTACCTGCTGAAAAAGAACGGCATGAAAATGAGCGACATTACCGTGCAGAACATGACCGCCGACGATGCCGCCACCGCGTTCATCGCCGGTCGCGTGCCGGCCGCCGTGACCTGGGAACCGCACCTGTCGATGGTACGCGACAAGCAGCAGGGCAAGGTGCTGATCGACAGCAGCAGTACCCCGGGGGTGATCGTCGATGTGGTGGCGCTCAATTGCACCGTCATCGAAAAACAGCCGCAGGACGTCAAGGCGTTGGTCAGCGGTTTGTACAAGGCGGTCAAGTACACCCAAGAACACCCGGACGAGGCTTACGCGATCATGGCCAAAGGCGTTGGCGGCTATCTCTCCGATCCGAAGGAACTGGCCGCTGCCGCCAAGGGCGTGCGTTTCTACGATCAGGCGATGAGCGAAAAGCTTCTCGGCTCGCCGGGCAAGCCGGGTGACAGCGCGGCGTTGATCAAACTCGCCAACGAAACCGCCAGCGAACTGCAGGGCAAGCCCTACAACGTCAGCCATGACGATCTGGTCGACAACCGTTTCGTCAGCCCGCTCTAG
- a CDS encoding aldehyde dehydrogenase produces MFELVEWQRQAVALKFPDQAVINGQHCAAQSGQTFAAINPATGQLLANVAACGEEDVDAAVRNARQVFETGTWAQRPPAERKQVLLRLADLLMEHREELALLDSLNMGKPVMDAYSIDVPGAAGVFRWYAESIDKLYDQIAPGAANVLATITREALGVVAAVVPWNFPLDMAAWKLAPALAAGNSVILKPAEQSPFSALRLAELALEAGLPAGVLNVLPGLGEQAGKALGLHPDVDCLVFTGSTQVGKYFMQYSAQSNLKQVWLECGGKSANLVFADCRDLDLAAEKAAFGIFFNQGEVCSANSRLLVKRSIHDAFVERLKSQAERWLPGDPLDPQSRAGAIVDHRQTASIMRAIRSAEQSGATLVCGGQQRRFNGSDNFIEPTIFTGVRADMPLFREEVFGPVLAVVPFDDEDQAVRLANDSVYGLAASLWTDDLHRAHRVARRLRAGTVSVNTVDALDVTVPFGGGKQSGFGRDLSLHSFDKYTQLKTTWFQLR; encoded by the coding sequence GTGTTCGAGCTTGTAGAATGGCAGCGCCAGGCCGTTGCATTGAAGTTTCCCGATCAAGCCGTGATCAACGGTCAACACTGCGCCGCGCAATCGGGGCAGACCTTCGCCGCGATCAATCCCGCCACTGGCCAGTTACTGGCCAATGTCGCCGCCTGTGGCGAGGAGGATGTCGACGCGGCGGTGCGTAACGCGCGACAGGTGTTCGAGACCGGCACCTGGGCGCAACGTCCGCCCGCCGAGCGCAAGCAAGTGCTGCTGCGCCTGGCTGATCTGCTGATGGAGCATCGTGAAGAATTGGCTCTGCTCGATTCGCTGAACATGGGCAAACCGGTGATGGACGCTTACAGCATTGATGTGCCGGGTGCCGCCGGGGTGTTTCGCTGGTACGCCGAAAGCATCGACAAACTCTACGACCAGATCGCCCCCGGCGCCGCCAATGTGCTGGCGACCATCACCCGCGAAGCGCTGGGCGTGGTGGCGGCGGTGGTGCCGTGGAATTTCCCGTTGGACATGGCCGCGTGGAAGCTCGCGCCGGCGCTGGCGGCGGGTAATTCGGTGATCCTCAAACCGGCCGAGCAATCACCGTTTTCGGCGTTGCGTCTGGCCGAGCTGGCGCTGGAAGCGGGGTTGCCGGCGGGCGTACTCAACGTATTGCCGGGGCTTGGTGAACAGGCCGGCAAAGCCTTGGGCCTGCACCCGGACGTCGATTGCCTGGTGTTCACCGGCTCGACGCAGGTCGGCAAATATTTCATGCAGTACTCGGCGCAATCCAACCTCAAACAAGTGTGGCTGGAGTGCGGCGGCAAGAGTGCCAACCTGGTGTTTGCCGATTGCCGCGATCTGGATCTGGCGGCGGAAAAAGCCGCGTTCGGGATCTTCTTCAATCAGGGCGAAGTGTGTTCGGCCAACTCGCGGTTGCTGGTAAAGCGTTCGATTCACGACGCGTTTGTCGAACGCCTGAAATCTCAGGCCGAGCGCTGGCTGCCGGGTGATCCGCTCGATCCGCAAAGCCGTGCCGGGGCGATCGTCGATCACCGGCAGACGGCGAGCATCATGCGTGCCATTCGCAGCGCCGAGCAGTCGGGTGCGACCCTTGTGTGTGGCGGCCAGCAGCGGCGCTTCAATGGCTCGGACAACTTCATCGAACCGACGATTTTTACTGGCGTCCGCGCCGACATGCCGTTGTTTCGCGAAGAGGTATTCGGGCCAGTACTGGCGGTGGTGCCGTTCGACGATGAAGACCAAGCGGTGCGTCTGGCCAATGACAGTGTCTACGGGCTGGCGGCGTCGCTGTGGACTGATGATCTGCATCGCGCGCACCGTGTGGCGCGACGGCTGCGGGCGGGCACGGTGTCGGTGAATACCGTCGATGCGCTGGACGTGACCGTGCCGTTCGGCGGCGGCAAGCAATCGGGCTTTGGCCGCGATCTGTCGCTGCACTCGTTCGACAAATACACCCAGCTGAAAACCACCTGGTTTCAGTTGCGCTGA
- a CDS encoding LysR family transcriptional regulator, with protein MAAYNLRQLKYFITTVECGSVAEASRKLYIAQPAISTAIKGLEDSFAVQLLIRHHAQGVSLTPSGARFFRKAQELLRMAREFEQNALADNDIVAGQIDIGCFETVAPLYLPQLIAGFSTLYPGVKIRIRDGEQQELVLGLTSGTFDLVILYEHELDATIQTEPLMPAQRPYALLPADHRFAQYKQVSLRDLCLEPMILLDVQPSRTYFVSLFEELGLTPRIEFSSPSIEMVRGMVGQGFGFSVLVTRPHSECTYDGKKVVCVEIAEDVTGSGLVAAWLKRGQLTKPAQLFADYCREQLTGKARI; from the coding sequence GTGGCCGCCTACAATTTGCGTCAGCTCAAATACTTCATCACCACCGTCGAATGCGGCAGCGTTGCCGAAGCTTCACGCAAGCTGTACATCGCGCAACCGGCGATCTCCACGGCAATCAAGGGCCTGGAAGACAGCTTCGCCGTGCAGCTGCTGATCCGCCATCACGCCCAGGGCGTGTCCCTGACGCCCAGCGGCGCACGGTTTTTCCGCAAGGCGCAGGAGCTGTTGCGCATGGCCCGGGAGTTCGAACAGAACGCCCTCGCCGACAACGACATCGTCGCCGGACAGATCGACATCGGCTGTTTCGAAACCGTCGCCCCGCTGTATTTGCCGCAATTGATTGCCGGGTTTTCCACGCTCTATCCCGGGGTGAAAATCCGCATCCGTGACGGCGAACAACAGGAACTGGTGCTGGGCCTGACCTCGGGCACGTTCGACCTGGTCATCCTTTATGAACACGAACTCGACGCCACCATCCAGACCGAACCACTGATGCCGGCGCAACGCCCGTATGCGCTGCTGCCGGCCGACCACCGTTTCGCCCAGTACAAGCAAGTGTCGCTACGCGATCTGTGCCTGGAGCCGATGATTCTGCTGGACGTACAGCCGAGCCGGACCTACTTCGTCAGCCTCTTCGAAGAGCTGGGCCTGACCCCGCGCATCGAGTTCAGCTCGCCGTCAATCGAGATGGTCCGCGGCATGGTCGGCCAGGGGTTCGGCTTCTCGGTGCTGGTCACCCGTCCGCATTCGGAATGCACCTATGACGGCAAGAAAGTGGTGTGCGTGGAGATAGCCGAAGACGTCACCGGCTCAGGGCTGGTGGCGGCGTGGCTCAAGCGTGGGCAACTGACCAAGCCGGCGCAGTTGTTCGCCGATTACTGCCGGGAACAACTGACGGGCAAGGCGCGTATTTAG
- the hrpB gene encoding ATP-dependent helicase HrpB: MISLPIDEVLPALREALATRHEAVLEAPPGAGKTTRVPLALLDEAWLAGQTILMLEPRRLAARAAAERLASELGEKVGETVGYRIRLDSKVGPNTRIEVVTEGILTRRLQDDPALEGVGLLIFDEFHERSLDADLALALSLNGRELFRAEQPLKILLMSATLEGERLAGLLDDAPILRSEGRMFPVTMRWGRPFQPGEYIDQHVTQTVLEALHDETGSLLVFLPGQAEIRRVHQQLSDAIGERSDVLLCPLHGELDLNAQRAAIDPAPTGQRKVVLATNIAETSLTINGVRVVIDAGLARVPRFDPGSGMTRLDTQRISKASATQRAGRAGRLEPGVCYRLWSQDQHEQLAAYGSAEILSADLASLALQLGRWGVTPGELVWLDVPPTAAYAQARDLLQRLGALEGETLTAHGQAMAELPAHPRIAHLLLRGQALGLANMACDVAALLGERDILRGAGADLHSRLVLLCGEERAARGAQGGVQRARQLARQYRGYLRGKASAPVSDPDHPRWLGALLVLAYPDRVAQQRRAGGAEYRLANGRAALFAEADSLMKEPWIVIADLGSRQGQREERIYLAADFDPALFDSVLAEQVSCVDQLDWDEREGVLRAERQRKVGELILSREPLTGLDEAARSQALVNLVRRKGLELLPWTPELRQWQARVALLRQLDLNAQVESQWPDVSDATLLKNLEDWLMPYLGKVSRLSHFANLDLSSIVRNLLPWPLPQRLDELAPHHISVPSGSSIRLDYSEQPPILAVRLQELFGLAETPRIAGGRQVVKLHLLSPARRPVQVTQDLANFWRSTYAEVKKDLKGRYPKHYWPDDPLVAEATARAKPRGT, translated from the coding sequence ATGATTTCTTTGCCGATCGATGAAGTTTTACCTGCCCTGCGTGAAGCGTTGGCGACACGCCACGAAGCTGTGCTCGAAGCACCGCCCGGCGCCGGTAAAACCACCCGCGTGCCCCTGGCCTTGCTCGATGAAGCGTGGCTGGCCGGGCAGACCATCCTCATGCTCGAACCGCGGCGTCTCGCAGCGCGTGCGGCGGCTGAACGACTGGCCAGCGAACTGGGCGAGAAGGTCGGTGAAACCGTCGGTTATCGCATCCGCCTCGACAGCAAGGTCGGCCCCAACACCCGTATCGAGGTGGTCACCGAAGGCATTCTCACCCGGCGCCTGCAGGACGATCCGGCGCTGGAAGGCGTGGGCCTGCTGATCTTCGACGAATTCCACGAGCGTAGCCTCGATGCCGATCTGGCATTGGCGCTCAGTTTGAACGGTCGTGAACTGTTCCGAGCTGAACAGCCGCTGAAGATTTTGCTGATGTCGGCAACGCTGGAAGGCGAACGTCTGGCCGGCTTGCTGGATGACGCGCCGATCCTGCGCAGCGAAGGGCGCATGTTCCCGGTGACGATGCGCTGGGGGCGGCCGTTCCAGCCCGGCGAATACATCGACCAGCACGTGACCCAGACCGTACTTGAAGCCCTGCACGATGAGACCGGCAGCCTGCTGGTGTTCCTTCCGGGGCAGGCGGAAATCCGTCGCGTGCATCAGCAACTGAGCGATGCCATTGGCGAGCGCAGCGACGTGTTGCTCTGCCCGCTGCACGGCGAACTGGATCTGAATGCGCAGCGCGCCGCGATCGACCCGGCTCCCACCGGCCAGCGCAAAGTGGTGCTGGCGACCAACATCGCCGAGACCAGTTTGACCATCAATGGCGTGCGTGTGGTGATCGATGCCGGGCTGGCGCGGGTGCCGCGTTTCGACCCTGGCAGCGGCATGACCCGCCTCGACACCCAACGCATTTCCAAGGCCAGCGCCACCCAACGCGCCGGCCGGGCGGGGCGTCTGGAGCCGGGGGTGTGTTATCGCCTGTGGTCACAGGACCAGCACGAACAACTCGCCGCTTACGGCAGCGCGGAAATTCTTTCGGCGGACCTGGCGAGCCTGGCGCTGCAACTCGGGCGTTGGGGCGTGACTCCGGGCGAACTGGTCTGGCTCGATGTGCCACCGACGGCGGCCTATGCACAGGCACGGGATCTGTTGCAGCGACTCGGCGCGCTCGAAGGCGAAACGTTGACCGCGCACGGTCAGGCCATGGCTGAACTGCCGGCGCATCCGCGCATCGCCCATCTGTTGCTGCGCGGTCAGGCGCTGGGGCTGGCGAACATGGCGTGCGACGTTGCGGCACTGCTCGGCGAGCGCGATATCCTGCGCGGTGCCGGCGCTGATCTGCACAGCCGCTTGGTCCTGCTCTGCGGTGAAGAACGTGCGGCGCGCGGTGCACAGGGTGGCGTGCAACGGGCCCGGCAATTGGCGCGACAGTATCGCGGTTACTTGCGCGGCAAGGCGAGCGCGCCGGTCAGCGATCCCGATCATCCGCGCTGGCTCGGCGCGCTGCTGGTGCTGGCCTACCCGGACCGCGTCGCCCAACAGCGGCGTGCCGGTGGCGCGGAATATCGTCTGGCCAATGGACGCGCCGCGCTGTTCGCTGAAGCCGACAGCCTGATGAAGGAGCCATGGATTGTGATTGCCGACCTCGGCAGCCGTCAGGGTCAGCGCGAGGAACGGATTTATCTGGCGGCGGATTTCGATCCGGCGCTGTTCGATTCAGTGTTGGCTGAGCAGGTCAGTTGCGTCGATCAACTGGACTGGGACGAACGCGAAGGCGTGCTGCGCGCCGAGCGTCAGCGCAAGGTCGGCGAGCTGATCCTCAGCCGCGAACCGTTGACCGGTCTCGACGAAGCGGCACGCAGTCAGGCGCTGGTCAATCTGGTGCGGCGCAAAGGTCTGGAGTTGCTGCCGTGGACGCCGGAGCTGCGTCAGTGGCAGGCGCGGGTCGCCCTGCTGCGGCAGCTGGATCTGAACGCTCAGGTCGAAAGCCAATGGCCGGATGTCAGCGACGCGACGTTGCTGAAAAACCTCGAAGACTGGCTGATGCCATATCTGGGCAAGGTCTCGCGGCTCAGTCATTTCGCCAATCTGGACCTGTCGAGCATCGTCCGTAACCTGCTGCCGTGGCCGTTACCACAGCGGCTCGATGAGCTGGCGCCGCATCACATCAGTGTGCCGTCCGGGTCATCGATTCGTCTGGATTACAGCGAGCAGCCGCCGATTCTCGCGGTGCGTCTGCAGGAGTTGTTCGGCCTCGCCGAGACGCCACGGATTGCCGGCGGGCGGCAAGTGGTCAAGTTGCACCTATTGTCCCCGGCGCGGCGGCCGGTGCAGGTGACGCAGGATCTGGCCAACTTCTGGCGCAGTACCTATGCCGAGGTGAAGAAGGATTTGAAGGGGCGGTATCCGAAGCACTATTGGCCGGATGATCCGTTGGTGGCCGAGGCCACTGCGCGGGCCAAACCGCGCGGCACGTGA
- a CDS encoding cation diffusion facilitator family transporter, which translates to MTTSPEHARLLRLATRASVAVACTLIIAKAIAWWLSGSVSMLAGLTDSALDGVTSLLNLLAVHYALRPADDDHRYGHGKAESLAGMAQALFIGGSAVLIAFQAYERIQQPEPLGAPWLSIGVIVFSLLLTAALLTLQHRVIKQTGSNAVRADSLHYRSDMLLNGSILIALVLAGMGFHQLDAWFGLGIAAYILWSAVQIARESFSVLMDEELPTDVSQHMLELACGVPGVLGAHDLRTRISGNHWFVQLHLELPGELTLSVAHGISDQAADAIHAAYPRAEVLVHADPQEVVKTERAQTRLQ; encoded by the coding sequence ATGACCACCAGCCCCGAACACGCCCGCCTGCTGCGGCTGGCGACCCGCGCCTCGGTCGCGGTGGCCTGCACGCTGATCATCGCCAAAGCCATCGCCTGGTGGCTCAGCGGTTCGGTGAGCATGCTCGCCGGCCTCACCGACTCGGCGCTGGATGGCGTTACCTCGCTGCTCAATCTGCTGGCGGTGCATTACGCGCTGCGCCCGGCCGATGACGATCACCGTTACGGTCACGGCAAGGCCGAGTCGCTGGCGGGTATGGCTCAGGCACTGTTCATCGGTGGCAGTGCGGTGCTGATTGCCTTTCAGGCGTACGAACGCATCCAGCAACCAGAGCCGCTGGGCGCGCCTTGGTTGAGCATTGGGGTGATCGTATTCTCGCTGCTGCTGACCGCTGCGCTACTGACATTGCAACATCGGGTGATCAAGCAGACCGGCTCCAACGCGGTGCGCGCCGACTCGCTGCACTACCGCTCGGACATGCTGCTCAACGGCAGCATTCTGATCGCGCTGGTCCTCGCCGGCATGGGCTTTCATCAGCTCGATGCATGGTTCGGCCTGGGGATTGCGGCGTACATTTTGTGGAGTGCGGTTCAGATCGCCCGGGAAAGTTTTTCGGTGCTGATGGATGAAGAGCTGCCAACGGACGTCAGTCAGCACATGCTCGAACTGGCCTGCGGCGTACCCGGCGTGCTGGGCGCACATGATCTGCGCACGCGGATCTCGGGCAATCACTGGTTCGTGCAGTTGCACCTGGAGTTGCCGGGAGAGCTGACCCTGTCAGTCGCCCACGGCATCAGCGATCAGGCGGCGGATGCGATTCACGCCGCCTACCCGCGAGCCGAGGTGCTGGTGCACGCCGACCCGCAGGAAGTGGTCAAGACCGAACGGGCGCAAACCCGGCTTCAGTAA
- a CDS encoding DUF6515 family protein, producing MKSRIWRLAGVGLLCVSVSAQALADEPQNRGPENNGHGGEHQGNQGHGGERQPHGQNNPPPQNQPRPQNNEIIRGDNSRQFEHNSQQHNNNGQWQNNGQWQNQNRAPNPPAPVHQAPPPPANNLPIQPRPDAVRQTQEPRQGYYRDERPQNGYHNQQWQTGNRPNDNRWPGRPDGHGNGWGPGPQYRPGHVIDRFPDREYRVPYRGQDYFYSGGYWYRPQGPRYIVVQPPRGIRTQYLPDYAREVWIGGALLFLAAGSYYAYQEATQDYVVVEPPVQQPPQPQPQSQGYDVEAYPANGQSPEQVQQDGYQCYQYAVQQSGFDPRTATYQPAPEVVQAYRQAQGNCLSSRGYQVSY from the coding sequence ATGAAGTCGCGCATCTGGCGTCTGGCCGGTGTTGGTTTGCTGTGTGTGAGCGTCAGTGCGCAAGCGCTTGCCGACGAGCCACAGAATCGTGGTCCCGAGAATAACGGGCACGGTGGTGAACATCAGGGCAATCAGGGGCATGGCGGCGAGCGTCAGCCGCACGGGCAGAACAATCCGCCGCCGCAAAATCAGCCGCGGCCGCAGAACAACGAAATCATTCGTGGCGACAACAGCCGCCAGTTCGAGCACAACAGCCAGCAGCACAATAATAACGGTCAATGGCAAAACAACGGTCAGTGGCAGAACCAGAACCGCGCGCCCAACCCGCCTGCTCCGGTTCATCAGGCGCCACCGCCACCGGCGAACAATCTGCCGATCCAGCCACGGCCCGACGCCGTGCGTCAGACCCAGGAACCGCGCCAGGGTTACTACCGCGACGAGCGTCCGCAGAATGGTTACCACAACCAGCAATGGCAAACCGGCAACCGGCCCAATGACAATCGCTGGCCGGGCCGCCCGGACGGGCATGGCAACGGCTGGGGCCCAGGCCCGCAGTACCGCCCGGGGCATGTGATCGACCGCTTCCCGGATCGCGAATACCGTGTGCCGTATCGCGGCCAGGATTACTTCTATTCCGGTGGCTACTGGTATCGCCCGCAAGGCCCGCGCTACATCGTCGTGCAACCGCCACGTGGGATTCGTACCCAGTATCTGCCGGACTATGCGCGTGAAGTGTGGATCGGCGGTGCGCTGCTGTTCCTCGCTGCCGGCTCCTATTACGCCTATCAGGAAGCCACCCAGGATTACGTGGTGGTCGAGCCGCCGGTGCAGCAACCGCCGCAACCGCAGCCGCAATCCCAGGGTTATGACGTCGAGGCTTATCCCGCCAACGGTCAGTCGCCGGAACAAGTCCAGCAGGACGGTTACCAGTGCTACCAATACGCGGTACAGCAAAGCGGTTTCGATCCGCGTACCGCGACGTATCAACCGGCGCCCGAAGTGGTGCAGGCCTACCGTCAGGCTCAGGGCAATTGCCTGAGCAGTCGCGGTTATCAGGTGTCTTACTGA
- a CDS encoding Lrp/AsnC family transcriptional regulator: MSKLDRYDLSILAELQRDARISNQELAERIGLSPSPCSRRVKQLEDDGYISRQVALLDRKMLGLSLTAYVLIGMDRHTPERFENFEAAIRTLPQVLECSLVTGVDADYQLKVVVPDMDHYQKLLLGHLTRIEGVTSVRSSFVLNQVLNSTELPLTHLRS; the protein is encoded by the coding sequence ATGAGCAAACTCGACCGTTATGACCTGAGTATTTTGGCTGAATTGCAGCGCGACGCCCGCATCTCCAACCAGGAACTGGCCGAGCGCATCGGTCTGTCGCCCTCGCCCTGCTCGCGCCGGGTCAAGCAACTGGAGGACGACGGCTACATCTCACGCCAGGTCGCCCTGCTCGATCGCAAGATGCTCGGCCTGAGCCTGACCGCCTACGTGCTGATCGGCATGGACCGGCACACACCGGAGCGTTTCGAAAACTTCGAAGCGGCGATCCGCACCCTGCCGCAGGTACTGGAATGCAGCCTGGTGACCGGCGTCGATGCCGACTATCAGTTGAAAGTGGTGGTGCCGGACATGGATCACTATCAAAAGCTGCTGCTGGGGCACCTGACCCGGATTGAAGGGGTGACCAGCGTGCGCTCGAGTTTTGTGCTGAATCAGGTGCTCAACAGCACTGAATTGCCGCTGACGCATCTGCGCAGCTGA
- a CDS encoding DUF2788 domain-containing protein, with product MDPAVFEEWMMTGLVSILIIFMGFIVWDLAKKSKAGRFGSFILFFVLGLGVAAFIIKSVVIGLIESGAL from the coding sequence ATGGATCCTGCAGTATTCGAAGAGTGGATGATGACTGGCCTGGTCAGCATCCTGATCATTTTCATGGGTTTCATCGTCTGGGATCTGGCGAAGAAGTCCAAGGCCGGGCGCTTCGGCTCGTTCATCCTGTTCTTCGTGCTGGGCCTGGGCGTGGCCGCGTTCATCATCAAGAGTGTGGTGATCGGCCTGATCGAATCCGGCGCTCTATAG